The Pungitius pungitius chromosome 14, fPunPun2.1, whole genome shotgun sequence genome contains the following window.
CGCCGTCAGATACAGATGTGAGCGTATGCCATGATCTGCCCACTGGAGAGGTGGACACTGGGATTCTGTAAGAGATTTTGCACAATGCCGTCGAAGACAAAACTAAACAGATCAGCCTACCTTCAAGTATCAAGGACAATGTTGAGGTCTTCTGGGCACCTGGAGTTTGTTATTGATCACATACGTACATTTCCGACCATGTCCACGTTTGAAAGTCTAGGCAGTGGATGTCACTCGTCCTGGTTTCCTGCATTCAAATAAGGAGAAGAACAAGTTACTAATGCAGGCTTGATGTTTCTGTGCTCGATGCTGCTGCTGACCTTTGTTGATATGAATACATGGGAATAACTAAAAAGCATGAGGAGCTCCCACCATGACTCTGCCTCCACAAATGTATCCTCTGCAGCCGACTGCTGCGCTGGCATGAGCGGCCCTGGGGGCTGGAGCACGgccctgcgcacacacacacacacacacatggtcactGTCGTATCCTCGGAGAACACCTTTAAACTTCCCTTTTTGCTTGAATCTTTTGTTATTATTCAGAATGTAATCATACATTGAGTGCATAAAAGCCCAAATCACACTGTGACCAACTGACTCACATGGGGCTGTGGTTCACTCCAACGGGATTTCACAGTGTCAAATACATGAACCTCGTTGTTCCATCCCCAGCGGACGTCCTCCatctgaaaacaaatgtttaacaTGAAGAGATCATTGAAGaagtaacaaaagaaaacagaactCCAAACAACTTATGTCACTGACATacttttatattaaataattaaatataaatatcttcACTGCATACACCACACTGTTGGTATTGCAAATGTGTACAAACTCCTGTGCCAGATATATagtcattaaaaaatattaCCCACGATGCTTCATCAACAATGAAGCTTCTGTTCCTCCTATCAACATTAGTCAGCAGTTTGCGACCATATCCTCCAAAGTAGATGATGCTGGAGAACATTTATCAAACATAATCACAATTACTATCATGCAAGTGCAGATTTTGAGTTCAGTTAGTAAGTAAGTTTCAAACAAGTAGCTATTTCTATTTCCCTACATACATAGACACCTGTACAGGCAAATGGTTGGTTCAGCTCAACTcgtgttttttaaagaataccAGCAAAGGAAATAACAACAGGATTATGAGACAATTATGACTATAAATTATAAATTTACTGATTGTGAAATATATGACCTCAATAGGGTGCACTCCAAACCCAGACAAAACTGCaagaaagggaaaagagaggCTGCCTGCACGGAACAATTTTCAGGCTTCTTGGTTGTTGTTAGTGAAACGTTTGACCTTGAGTATTCCACTAGAAATGCAATGAGAAAGGATACCGAAACCAAATTCGAAGCTGCAAATGGGTAGTTTAACCAGTAATAATGAAGCAGTATCTCATACATTTACAGCTACAGCTTCAGACCATGAAAATTGAAAAGTGTTTGTGGTGCTTACCTTTCGTTGTAAACCCAGCTGGACAGTTTGTCTCGAGGTGAAGGAGCAGAACCAATCTCATGCCTGATCTTCCTCCACATGTATTTACCATCTGTCAGGTTGACACAATAAATCTGTTTGAAGGCAAACAGTGATCACTCCTTCATGTCAACTTTCCCCTACTTTTCCGCATTTCTAAAATGTGACACGTGGGTGATTCATTGCGTCACTGTACTCACGCCCCACAACAGATTTTACACATAACTTGCCGTAGGGCTGCACTATATGGTGCAATGGCTTCTATTGATACAAATGTAATTTCATATCTTGATACCAATAACGCATGTTTTCTGGGAATACAATTACTTAATAATTGTGTATTATAGTACCTTGATACCTTGTTTATCAAGCTATGACCTTATTTAAAGGAAATAAATTATCATATTGAATTATTGCCAGCCCGACTATAATGTTCATGGTAATTTAGCCACACAATAAACaattttaataaaacatgtagTGGGAGGAAATCCATATTAGGGTGTGGAGTAATAGTCATCCGCCTCACCTCATTGGTTTGTCCATTGTGATCACAACCTCCAAATATGTACAAGTGCCCATTCAGAGAGCAGCCACAGGTCCCAGACAAAGAGGGCGGGACTTCACCGGACATGGGAAACACTTCCCTTCAAAACAAGTGAAAAAGAAGGTGAATAAGTTACTTGAACTTATTTATACTATAACTCATTTTTAACGACACTTCTAGATAGCAATGCATATTCTGTATGAACACAGAAATGTGGTGCAGCTGTGCAGTGTGAATAAACCGTGAAAATCTCTACAATGTTTATTATAGAATTATTATTGTGCCaaaaaaaagttgcatttttgttttgacCCCAAACAGCCACATTTGATATTTTATATTCTTACCATGCACCTCGTTCTAAGTCGTACACCCAGATTTCATTGTTGGGAAGGAAAACTTCCTCATCAGCAATTGACTGCagagaatgaaaaatgaaaatgatttcgACATAAACATGGTTTAGTAGCAATACGTCGTGAGTCTGTCAATGCTATGAAATCATCTATACGGAGtgaaaataattacttaaattaCAAAATCATATAAATTATATTATGGAAATGTGCGCAAAATCCTGTTAGCATGATGGTTTGCTCATCAAATACTTTTTGTAGTGTGTGATTTTTGTatcaaaagtaacaataagtgtaatttgccagtgttttaataatacattatctgtaatattaatatattatttattgttcatgagcatgtaaacagcatttaaATTGTAGTTTCATCTGTAACCATAGATTATATCTCGCAAGCTGATCATGTGCTACGTtttgtaaaaaagtaaaatagaaCAGGCAGGTTCACACCTTAATTCTGTGTCGGTGTGCTGGTCGGCAGTCGGTAGGCAAATAGATaaatttatgtatttttactaTTTGTTTATCTCCAGAGCACCGGCGGTCCATTACCTTGTTTTGGAccattttttctctttgcttaTTGATTTTTCTATAGTTTTCTTTCTGTCTAGTCGCCAACAGTGGAGAAACAGATATGAGTTTTGCTTTTGGAGCCGCCCAGTTTCCTTGAAtttagttgtttgttttgttcagtgTATTGTGAATCTGCCTGCTCCCCTCAGGCCGACTAATAAAAGCGCCCTACTCTATACCTCCTTGTTTGTCATTCCTTGTGCTAGTGACTCGCAGTGAGTGTAACACACATAACTGGTGCATTGAACATGAGCCTGCATTGTATATTAGTAATATGTTAGTAAGGAGTATGTATGCACACTGTATATAACCAGGAGGCTGACCCTGCTTGAGTAACATTGCATTTCATAATAGTAACATTGCAGTACAAGCTGAAACAAGTAAGACAGCTGGTTTATTTCTATATGAATACCAGTTACTCAGCTCACCAGGTAACCCCCCCACACATAGAGCAGGTCTCCCTCCACCACAGCCGTGTGTCCGCTCCTCTCCCGGGCCACCAGCTCGGAGTCCATGACGGGCTGCTATTAATAGAAAGAgcgcttttaaaaaaacaatatccgTGGAAAAATGTGACAGGTCGTGCTGTTTGACAAAGGGAAGTAGAGGGGCGCAAACCAGGCTCCTTTTGTTATTTAAGGTCAACATTAGTTCGATGGTATCTGTACGACATTGGAAGCGAATATGCTCGGAGGTCTAACCTAACAGACGGGGTCCACATCATAGAAATGTGACAATATGACATCTTTCTTCCAccaaaaaactttaaaaacataCTCACACGCTGCTGTTCTCTTTTATTTATCGTGATGTTTCTTCgtcattttgtgaaaaacacagtaGCGATGAACAAATTATGTGTAGTTCCTATAAGCTGCGTCAAAGTAATGCACAGCTTCCGGTGCTTCTTGCTTGCCAAAATAAAATCCCCTGTCGGGGTTCCTGGGTTCAAGCTCTTAGCAGAATGACAAGCGTGGCGCGTGATTCGTCAGCGGAAGTGATGAAATAAAACCGGAAGTTGACGTTTAGCGCCAAATCTTGAGTCAGAGAGTAACAACCATGGATGTCGCTCGCAAAATAAAGACGAAAGTGTCCGCTGGCTTCAAGATGCGGGGACTTATACTAAGACCGTATGTATTTTAATAACAGCTGACTGTTGTATTAATGAGATTTGCTTAGAGTGAAAAAGTGGATTTACCTTATTGAACCAAGAAAGCTATAATACCTCCGACCTCTTAACGCAGTCCGTATTATCTGCTTGATTTATTGATAGCGGCAAGAAATAAGCAATAATAAGTATGTAATACAAAGCATGAGTGTGAATGTGTTCTTAATACTTTCGTCTTCCTCTAAATCCAGGAGATGCCCTCTAGGAAAAGTTAACTTTACTCGCTTAAAGTTAcacatgaaaaatatatttaattgctCTTAACCGATTTTCAACCGCCTCCAATTCAGAAATCTGAGTTTAAATGCTTGCAGTAATTCATCATAACCAATTCCAGCTAACTTGTATAACCTCACCAGGTTGCAGGTATTCTTGTGAATTACTTTCTCTCATGCACTCACTAGATGACTGAAACCTTAAGTCCTGTCTATGATTACACTTAAGGTCAGACATAATGTGTCTGACTAAAATGTATATAGTGATAAACAGTGAGCATTTTGAAATATGCGCCTTAAGATGGAAGAAACTGTGATGTTTCCCGTTTTTTCCCAGGGATGCCAGCAGATATCTAGTAGAGGTCCTGGAGTCTGTCAATGCATCTGAACTGGATGATATTATGGAAAAGGTCTTGGATGCAGTGGAAAAACAACCATGTAAGTACAgtactttttttcattctgtgttTTGCTGAAGCACACTTGCAGGTTGTGACCACGCTGTGTGATTTCCAACAGTGTCCTCTAGTATGATCGAGCTGTCGGTGGTGGAGAGTGCTGTTCAGGATTGCACTCAGTCTTGTGATGAAACCATGTGAGTGCAACAATCGGACCATTCACCATAATTTCCTATTTTGATGATGAATTATAGTAAACTAaaagttgtctctctctctttcttacaGAGATAATGTCTTTAACATTATTGGAGCCTTTGATGTACCCCGATACATTTACAGCATAGAGCGGAAGAAATTTGTACCGTGAGTAAAGAGACCGTTTCTTGATCGTGtcaaaaaaacatcccaaatcGGGTCCACtagaattgttttattgttgtttgtattaGACACATTTAATACCCTTTCATTGTACTGCAGATAAAGTTGTCATTTTGGGGTTTTCAATCAGCATAAGCATGACGAGCCACTCGGCACCCAGTCTGTGTGGTTTGGCCAAAGACAAAGCTGAACTGTTCAGGGAGCGCTACACCATCTTACAACAGGTCAGTGACTTTCTGCTCGTTATTGATTTTTTAGAAGGTGGGGTTGACCCGCTAGCATGCACTGCTGTTTGCTATTTATGGGTAGCTGCATTAAAACGACGTGTCTTTTGTAGCGTATCCATCGGCACCAGCTCTTCACCCCACCTGCAATAGGAGCTGCTGTGGAAGAGGGTCAAAACAAATTTCAGGTAACAAAAGACCAATTGAAAACTAAAGTACCTTACTGTTTTGCATTGAACCAGATTTTTCTGAATTTGATTTTGTCTCTTGTCTTTTCTAGCTTAAGACAATTGAGGCACTTCTTGGTAGCACAGCAAAACTGGGAGAAGTGATCGTTCTTGGGATGATCACACAACTGAAGGAGGTGACTTAGTGAAGATCCCAGAAGCTTTCCTGTTTTTCGCTGAATGTATTATTGAGTTTCTAAAGcatttgttggtttttgtttaAAGGGTACATTTTTCCTGGAGGACCCGAGTGGAACAGTAAAGCTTGAGATGTCCAAAGCAATATCCTTTTACACGTTGGTTTGAGCTGTAACAAGAAACTATTTCATATCTTACAATATGTTGCTGCTTTTAAAGTGGATGTGTTCTTTGACTCGGCTCTCACCAGTTTCATAACGGCTTGTACACAGAATCCTGCTTTGTGCTGGCAGAAGGTGAGACAGCTACTATTACTATAACTGCAGTATAGAAAGCAGTGGCAGTAAGATCTTGAAAAGGAAGCATTATTTCATAGAAATATTACGGGGATGGTTTTGTCCTGCAGGTTGGTACGAGGACTCAGTTTTCCACGTCAATGGCTTCGGGTTTCCACCAACAGAGTCGTCATCGGCCACAAGGTTAGTGGATTGTAAAATAAGTGTTCAGACAGACTTTCTGCAAGCTTAAAGTAGTGAGGTCAGAGAACAGCTATGTGCAACTCGACATGAGATATTGTAGGCGGTCTTTAGCTTTTCATGTTTGAATTTACAGAAGAGATTGATGGAGAATCTGGTTTCATGTCTTAAGTTGTTGTTGATatgcaaataaaatgttatcGAAGTGACATGGAGGCAAATATCATCCATGTATTTCTCAATTGAAGATTGTGGACTATCTCCAATTATATTATGCAATATTAATTTTAAATGATTCTGTCTTCAAGTTTAGGTTCAGCATTAAGTTACTTTCAAAGAATACTTGAAGGTATTATTTAGTCCATAAAGGACACCACTTCAGGTGAAAGAACAGCGAGTCACTGGCTCTCCTTGCTTTATTATCAGGGCCTACTACGGCAATCTGAACTTCTTTGGTGGTCCATCCACAACTTCTGTGAAGGCTTCAGCCAAGctgaagcagctggaggaggagaatgaagaTGCCATGTTTGTAATTGTTTCTGATGTGTGGCTGGACAACGTTGAAGTGATGGAGAAGCTCAACATGATGTTCTCAGGTCTGGTGTTACGTTTCGGTTTAGATGTTCATATTACGCACCAAGTGAGACCAATTCCTTTAACTTTTAGCTCTTTTTTATTCTCACAGGTTATGCTTCGATGCCTCCTAcctgtttcattttgtgtgGAAACTTCTCTTCTGCCCCGTACGGAAAGACACAGATCAAATCACTCAAAGGTGAGACCTTAGAGTGCTTATTACTCATAACCTTCTGTAGATTTGGAGATGTGAGTGAAATAAAGAGATAAATAGACAACCTTTCAGAATATAATGACTTTTTCTAATTTTAGACTCATTGAAGGCTCTTGCTGACGCTATATGTGCGCATCCCAGCATTCACAGCAGGTAGGGTTTGATagttgtttttgtattgtgGAGCGTTGTGGTGGGAGTCCCTGTTTTGTTTATGCAGTGCACAAGCAGGTTGCATCTTATGTTAGCAAGAAAACTCCAGAGGGAACCTgtagtcattcattcattcacgagTTTGAATTCAATTTGTTCTCCCTTATCCAACAGTTGTCGCTTTGTATTTGTTCCTGGCCCTGAAGACCCGGGTCCAGGCACCATACTGCCACGGTAAACATTCAGAGACAACCGCTATTTAACGTCAtcgtgtgttttgtttgatagTTTGGACAAATTTGGATTGATATTGTTTCATTAGGCCTCCTTTGGCAGATTACATCACAGAGGAGTTCAAACAGAGGGTGCCATTTTCTGTGTTCACTACTAACCCATGCAGgtaaaacatgaacacaaaagTGTCACAAAATACTTGTGATCAGGGTTCTGGAGTACTCCAGGTGACctgctgtgttttttctgtCAGGATCCAGTACTGCAGCCAGGAGATTGTCATTATCAGGGAAGACATGGTCAACAAGATGTGCAGGAACTGCGTCCGGTTGCCCAATAATAATCTTGACATTCCAAACCATGTGAGTCTCAGCTACTCAGAACAAAACGACTCACACTTGTTCTCGTTGTTGACAAAACACAATTTGAAatgtccttctcttcttcctagTTTGTTAAGACCATTTTATCCCAGGGTCACCTGACTCCACTGCCTCTGTATGTCAGTCCTGTATTCTGGGCGTACGACTACTCCCTGCGGGTCTACCCAGTCCCAGATGTCATCATATTTGCAGACAAATATGACCCATTCAGCATTAAAAACACAGACTGCCTGTGTGTGAACCCGGTAAGAAACAATGACAACCAATGTTATTTAAAGTCATATCACTGTCTGGTCTCAACATGTACTcatgttgtatttattattgtatttatttgtcaaTAATCTATTTCTATAGGGTTCTTTCCCCAAAAGTGGCTTCACATTTAAGGTGTACTACCCATCCAACAGAACTGTTGAGGACAGGTAGGATGTGTTCTTGAGATTT
Protein-coding sequences here:
- the LOC119227988 gene encoding kelch domain-containing protein 1-like isoform X1, producing the protein MDSELVARERSGHTAVVEGDLLYVWGGYLSIADEEVFLPNNEIWVYDLERGAWEVFPMSGEVPPSLSGTCGCSLNGHLYIFGGCDHNGQTNEIYCVNLTDGKYMWRKIRHEIGSAPSPRDKLSSWVYNESIIYFGGYGRKLLTNVDRRNRSFIVDEASWMEDVRWGWNNEVHVFDTVKSRWSEPQPHGRAPAPRAAHASAAVGCRGYICGGRVMETRTSDIHCLDFQTWTWSEIIPVSTSPVGRSWHTLTSVSDGGLFLFGGLSVECKPMSDGWLLDVETKNWREVEHPFKNKPRLWHTASPGKDSDVIVFGGSCDSILLVDTGHCNDALIFQTQPYPLFRICKDYIAMNLMNCETLRDQLHLLPPKLLMAVQTRMSFYRPSKKY
- the LOC119227988 gene encoding kelch domain-containing protein 1-like isoform X2, with the protein product MCGGVTWEVFPMSGEVPPSLSGTCGCSLNGHLYIFGGCDHNGQTNEIYCVNLTDGKYMWRKIRHEIGSAPSPRDKLSSWVYNESIIYFGGYGRKLLTNVDRRNRSFIVDEASWMEDVRWGWNNEVHVFDTVKSRWSEPQPHGRAPAPRAAHASAAVGCRGYICGGRVMETRTSDIHCLDFQTWTWSEIIPVSTSPVGRSWHTLTSVSDGGLFLFGGLSVECKPMSDGWLLDVETKNWREVEHPFKNKPRLWHTASPGKDSDVIVFGGSCDSILLVDTGHCNDALIFQTQPYPLFRICKDYIAMNLMNCETLRDQLHLLPPKLLMAVQTRMSFYRPSKKY
- the pole2 gene encoding DNA polymerase epsilon subunit 2 isoform X1, with amino-acid sequence MDVARKIKTKVSAGFKMRGLILRPDASRYLVEVLESVNASELDDIMEKVLDAVEKQPLSSSMIELSVVESAVQDCTQSCDETIDNVFNIIGAFDVPRYIYSIERKKFVPISMTSHSAPSLCGLAKDKAELFRERYTILQQRIHRHQLFTPPAIGAAVEEGQNKFQLKTIEALLGSTAKLGEVIVLGMITQLKEGTFFLEDPSGTVKLEMSKAQFHNGLYTESCFVLAEEILRGWFCPAGWYEDSVFHVNGFGFPPTESSSATRAYYGNLNFFGGPSTTSVKASAKLKQLEEENEDAMFVIVSDVWLDNVEVMEKLNMMFSGYASMPPTCFILCGNFSSAPYGKTQIKSLKDSLKALADAICAHPSIHSSCRFVFVPGPEDPGPGTILPRPPLADYITEEFKQRVPFSVFTTNPCRIQYCSQEIVIIREDMVNKMCRNCVRLPNNNLDIPNHFVKTILSQGHLTPLPLYVSPVFWAYDYSLRVYPVPDVIIFADKYDPFSIKNTDCLCVNPGSFPKSGFTFKVYYPSNRTVEDSKLQGL
- the pole2 gene encoding DNA polymerase epsilon subunit 2 isoform X2 yields the protein MDVARKIKTKVSAGFKMRGLILRPDASRYLVEVLESVNASELDDIMEKVLDAVEKQPLSSSMIELSVVESAVQDCTQSCDETIDNVFNIIGAFDVPRYIYSIERKKFVPISMTSHSAPSLCGLAKDKAELFRERYTILQQRIHRHQLFTPPAIGAAVEEGQNKFQLKTIEALLGSTAKLGEVIVLGMITQLKEGTFFLEDPSGTVKLEMSKAQFHNGLYTESCFVLAEGWYEDSVFHVNGFGFPPTESSSATRAYYGNLNFFGGPSTTSVKASAKLKQLEEENEDAMFVIVSDVWLDNVEVMEKLNMMFSGYASMPPTCFILCGNFSSAPYGKTQIKSLKDSLKALADAICAHPSIHSSCRFVFVPGPEDPGPGTILPRPPLADYITEEFKQRVPFSVFTTNPCRIQYCSQEIVIIREDMVNKMCRNCVRLPNNNLDIPNHFVKTILSQGHLTPLPLYVSPVFWAYDYSLRVYPVPDVIIFADKYDPFSIKNTDCLCVNPGSFPKSGFTFKVYYPSNRTVEDSKLQGL